GTGACCTCTCGGCGTCAGGCCATGCTGGCAAACACCTTTTCTGCGGCGTCCAGGGTGTGCTGGATATCCTCGGCGGTGTGGGCGCTTGACATGAAGCCGGCTTCGAACGCCGACGGCGCCAGATACACGCCTTGGTCGAGCATGCCGGTAAAGAAGTGGCGGAAGGCTTCCGGGTCGCAGGCGGTAGCCTGGGCGAAGTTGTCCACTCGGCTCTGGGCGGTGAAGAAGAGCCCGAACATGCCCCCGGCGGACTGCACCACCAGGGGGACACCGGCAGCGTCAGCGCGCTCCTTGAGGCCGTTGCACAGGGTCTCGACCCGCTGGCTCAGGGCATCGTGGAAGCCCGGCACCTGTACCTTGTTCAACAGCGTGGTGCCGGCGGCCATGGCCAGCGGGTTCCCCGACAGCGTTCCGGCGTGGTACACCGGCCCCAGCGGCGAAATCTGCTCCATGATCTCCTGGCTGCCGCCGAAGGCGCCCACCGGCATGCCGCCGCCGACGATCTTGCCCAGGCAGGTCAGGTCCGGGGTCACGCCGTAGTACGCCTGGGCGCCGCCCATGGCCACGCGAAAACCGGTCATCACTTCGTCGAAGATCAGCACGCTGCCGTATTCGTTGCACACCCGACGCAGGGTCTCAAGAAATTCGGGAAGGGCAGGAATGCAGTTCATGTTGCCGGCCACCGGCTCGACGATAACGCCGGCAATCTCGTCGCCAATCTCTTCAAAGCAGGCTTCCACGCCGTCCGGGTCGTTGAACGACAGCGTTACCGTGTGCTCGGCAAGCGCTGCCGGCACGCCGGGCGAGTTGGGCACGCCGTGGGTCAGCGCGCCGGAGCCGGCCTTGACCAAAAGCGAGTCGGAATGGCCGTGGTAGTTGCCCTCGAACTTGACGATCTTGTCGCGGCCGGTATAGCCCCGGGCCAGGCGAATGGCCGACATGGTGGCCTCGGTGCCGGAGCTGGTCATGCGCACCATGTCGATGCTCGGGATCATCTCGCAGATCAGATCGGCCATGGTGGTTTCCGCCGCGGTGGGCGCGCCGAAGGACAAGCCGTTGTCCAGCCGGGCACGCACGGCGGCGAGCACGTCGCGGTCGGCGTGGCCGGTGATCATCGGCCCCCAGGACCCTACATAGTCCACGTAGCGATTGCCTTCGACGTCGAACAGGTAGGCATCCTGGGCGCGCTCCATGAAAACCGGCGGGCGATTCATGCCCTTGAAGGCGCGCACCGGCGAGTTAATGCCGCCGGGGATCCGGCGGCTGGCAAGTTCAAACAGCTCAGCGGAAGTGGTCATGACATCCTCCTCAGGATAAAAGTGTCAGTGACGGTGAGTATAAAAGCGGTTGGGCAACTGCTGGCCGTGCGCTGGCCGATAGCCGTGGGCAAGGCTCTGCCAGGCGAAACGCTGCGCCTGCTCGCATGCCGGGGCGAGCGCCTCGCCGGCGGCCAGGCGCGCCGCAACGGCGGCCGCCAGGGTACAGCCCGAGCCGTGATACGTCCCCGGCAGCCGCGGCCAGTGCCACTGGCGAGCGCTTTCCGGGGTGTGCAGGGTGTGGGTCACCGTGTCGTCGTCGCTCCCCGGCCGCGGGTCGTCGGTGCCGGTCACCAGCACGCTCTGACAGCCCGCCGACAGCAGCGCCACGGCTCGATCGGTGTCATCAACGCCGCCCATTTCCGGCGTCAGCCGGGCAAGCTCGTGGCGGTTGGGGGTGAGAAGATCCGCCTGCCCGATCAACTTGTCCACAAAGCGTTGGCAAAGAGCAGGTGTGGACAACTCAGCGCCGCCGCCGGCCTTGAGCACCGGGTCGATCACCACCGGCACGCCGGGAAAGCGGCGCACGATGCGTTCGGCGGCCGCCAGCGTGGCCGCATCCGCCAGCAATCCGATCTTGATCGCGGCTACCGGCATCTCGGCCAGCGCCTCCACCGCTTCTTCCATGACGGCCGGATCCGCCGGCACTACCCGGCGCACATCGGCGCAGCTCTGTACGGTAAGCGCCGTGGGCACGGTCAGCGCCCAGCCGCCGTTGGCCGCCACGGCTTCGCCGTCGGCCATGATGCCGGCGCCGCCGGTGGGATCATGGCCGGCGAGTACCAGCACCACCGGGGGGAGCGCGTCGTTTTTCAACGTTGTCGCCGTCAAAAGGGCTTCACCACGGCGAAAATCATGATCGCAATCAGCGCCAGCACCGGCAGTTCGTTAAACCAGCGGAAAAATACGTGGCGCTTGGTACAGCGCTCTTCGGCAAACTGCTTGAGATAAATCAGACAAACGTGGTGGTAGGCAATCAGCAGCACCACGAAAAACAGCTTGGCGTGCATCCATCCCTGGCTGAGCCACTGGGGCGAAAGTGCCAGCAGCACAAGGCCCAGCACGATGACGGCAATCATCGACGGCGTCATGATGCCGCGGTACAGCTTGCGCTCCATGATCTTGAAGTTTTCCACGCTTTCGCGCTCGTCGCTGTCCCGCGCCATGGCATGGTAGACATAAAGCCTCGGCAGATAGAACAGCGCGGCAAACCATGTAACCACGGCCATCAGATGGATCGCCTTCACCCATAAATACATGCTGACTCCTTAACTGTCTGCAGCGGCGCCTCAGAGAAGATTTCTGGTGTTGCCGCCGTCGCGATTGGTCATCAGATTTTGCGCGAGATACCCCGCACTTTTAGTGCGGGGAGGGATAGCGCGTCGTCCGTAGGACGACCCTTTTCTCGCTGCCTCCTTCTCAGGTGGTTGCTATCTTACATTTGTGGAGTATCTTGCAAGGCATGACGAAACGCGCCTACAAATACCGCTTCTACCCGACTCCTGAACAGGAACAGCTCCTGGCCAGGACATTCGGGTGTGTGCGCTTCGTCTACAATGCGGTTCTCCGATACCGCACGGACGCGTTCTATCAGCACGGGGAAAAGACCGGCTTCGCAGCGGCGAACGCCAAGCTCTCGCTGATGAAGAAAGACGGCGGAACTGCCTTCCTCAACGAGGTAAGTTCGGTTCCGCTTCAACAGTGCCTTCGTCACCAGCAGCGCGCGTTCAAGAATTTCTTTGAAGGCCGCGCCAAGTACCCTCGCTTCAAGAGCAAGCGGCATCGCCAGTCGGCGGAGTTCACCCGCTCGGCCTTCAAATACCGGGATGGCCAGTTGTTCCTCGCCAAGTGCAGCGAATCTTTGGCCATCCGTTGGAGCCGTGAGCTTCCCAGCGAACCCAGCACTGTTACCGTTTCCAAGGACTCGGCAGGACGCTACTTCGTGTCGTGCCTGTGCGAGTTCGACCCCCGGGCGTTGCCCGTCACCCCGAAGATGGTAGGCATCGACCTGGGCCTGAAAGACCTGTTCGTCACCAGCGACGGGCATCGAATCGGCAATCCCTGCCATACGGCAAAATACGCCGCCCAGCTTGCCAAGGCACAGCGTCGGCTGAGCAAGAAGAAGCTCGGCTCGAAGAATCGCGCCAAGGCTCGGCAGAAGGTGGCGAAACTTCACGCCAGGATCTCCGATTGCCGCATGGACAGCTTGCATAAGCTGTCCCGCCAGATCGTTAACGAGAACCAAGTGATCTGCGTCGAATCCCTCAAGGTGAAGAACATGCTGCGTAACCCTCGGCTTGCCAAGTCAATCAGCGATGCCGGCTGGGGCGAGTTCGTCCGCCAGCTGGAGTACAAGGCGGCTTGGGCGGATCGCCAACTGTCGGCCATCGACCAATGGTATCCGTCGAGCAAGCGCTGTTCAGACTGCGGGCATGTGATGGCCAAGATGCCGTTACACGTCCGCGCCTGGACATGCCCAGAGTGCGCAGCCGAACACGACCGCGACGTTAACGCCGCAGTCAACATTAAAGCCGCCGGGCTGGCGGTGTTAGCCCTTGGAGAGAATGTAAGTGGCATGGGTCAAGTACCTATGTCCTGTTCTCCGTGAATTGGGAATCCCCGTCCTTTAGGGCGGGGAGCAGTCAACGACCGATCGCTATACTGATAGTAACGTTCCACCGCCCCGCGGGTGATGATACCTGAAATCCGCCGCTGCTTGAGATGGCGACCGTGAACCACGTAAAGCGCTCCCAGCGATTCATCCTGGAGAGCGATAAACGCCTCGGACAGCGTGGCCTGCAGGCCGATGGGCGCCAGCTCCAGGCGCTGACCGGGGATTTCCATCAGGTCGATCCGCTGGTAGTCGCGGTGCCCTTGCCGAATAGGGGTTTCATGTTCGATCAGCCAGCGGGCCAGCGCCGAGCCGCGCAGCGCCAGCAGCGGCTTTTTCTGGCTCGAGCGCTCGATGATCAGCCACACCGGATTGGTTTCCAGCAGCTTGTGCGCCGCCGCGGGGGTAATCATGCGCCGGGTCCGCACCAGGTTGCGTTCCATGACCGCCGGCACCGATACCCGGGACAGCGCCTGCATCAGCGGATGCTGAAGCGGGTGACGGCTGCCGCTCAGCGCGCTGTTGAAAAAGCCCTTGCTGCCGGTGAGCTGGCGGCTGGTCAGGCAGGCCACTACCACGGTGAGCATGCCCGGCAGCATCATGTTGGGCGTATGGGTCAGCTCCAAAAGCGCCATCAGCGCGGCCAGCGGCGCCTGGAGAATGGCGCCCATCATCGCCGCCGTGCCCAGCATGGCGTGCACCGTAGTGCTGGCAGACATGCCGGGCATCAATTGATTGCCGAGCAGACCAAACAGCGCCCCGGCCGCGCCGCCGGCCACCAGTATCGGCCCGATGATGCTCACCGGAATACCGCAGGCCACGGTAAACGCTGTCAGCAGCAGCTTGCCCACGGCCACCGCCAGCAGAACGTCGACGGCCGGATGGCCGCTGAACGTCAGCCCCAGGGTGTCGTAACCTATGCCCTGGACCTGGGGATAAAACCAGGCGGCGCTGCCGACCAGTACGCCCACCAGGGCACAGCGAACGCCGAACGATAGCCGCTGCAATCTTGTCGCTGTCCGGGCCACCTGGATGAAACAGGCGGCAAGCAGGCCGATACCCAGCGCACTGACCACAATCCAGGGCAGGTTGGCAAGCGAGCCCAGGGCAATATCGCTGATCTGAAAGGCGTGCTCAAAGCCGAACGCCAGCTGGGCGATCAAGCCGCTGACCGTGGACGCCAGTATCACCGGCATGAAGCCGGTAATGGTGTACTCCATCATCACCACTTCCATGGCGAAGATGACTCCGGCAATGGGCGTGTTGAACGACGCCGAAATGCCGGCGGCGGTACCGCAGGCCACCAGCACGCGCAGGCTGTTGTGCGGCAGGCGAAAATACTGCCCCAGTCCGCTGGCCGCCGCCGCCCCCAGGTGAATGGCTGGCCCCTCGCGGCCGGCAGAGAGCCCGCCGAGCACCGAAACGAGCCCCACCCACCACTGGGTGAACCAGTTGCGGCGCAAAAAGCGCCCCTGATGGTAGGTCAGCCGCTCGATGACGTGGGCAATGCCGATCTTGCGCCCGGAAGGCGTCAGACGCCCCAGCCACAAACCGATCAGCAGCACGGCCAGCAGCGGCAGCCCGGCGCGTACCCAGGGGGTGAGCTGTTCGAAGGTTTCGGGGCTTCCCTCGGGCATGTAGAGCGACGCCCCCAGGCTCAGCATCGTGCGAAAGCCGACCATCAGTGCGCCGGTAATCATCCCCGATACCAGTCCCAGCACGCAAAGTTGAGGCAGCGCATCGACGTTGGCGAGCTGGCGTCTGAAACGCTTAAGGGTGAAAATCGAACGGAATACGCGTGCCACGCGGGGAATGTCCTTAAATATCTTGGGTGGTGTCCTGGCCTTCGTACGTTTTACGCTGGTACCTACTCTATTGTGTATCATAGGCGTATCTACTTCGACAGCCCGGCGGTGCGGGGCGGGCAGTGCCAGGCCGCCGTATCGGCAGGTAAGACCAGGCGCCTGGCGCCGGGCATGCGTCTTTAAAGGAGTCACACGTGATCAAGGTTGGCATTGTAGGCGGTACCGGCTATACCGGCGTAGAGCTTCTGCGCCTTTTGGCCCAGCATCCTGGCGTCAGCGTCGAAGCGATCACCTCGCGCTCCGAGGCGGGCGTCAAGGTCACGGACATGTACCCCAATCTGCGCGGGCATTACGACGGCCTGGCGTTCAGCGAGCCCGACGCCGGCGTTCTGGCCCGCATGGACGCGGTGTTTTTTGCCACGCCCCACGGCGTTGCCCACGCCCTGGCCGGCGACCTGCTTGCTCGGGGTACCCGGGTGATTGATCTCTCGGCGGATTTTCGCCTGCGCGACATCGCCGAATGGGAAGACTGGTACGGCCAGACCCACGGCGCGCCGGAGCTGCTTGAAGGCGCCGTTTACGGCCTGCCGGAGCTCCACCGCGAAGCCATCAAGAAAGCGCAGCTGGTGGCCGTGCCGGGGTGCTACCCGACCGCGGTACAGCTTGGCTTTCTGCCGCTGCTGAAGGCCGGCATGATCGATCCGAGCCAGCTGATCGCCGACTGCAAGACCGGCGTCACCGGCGCCGGCCGGGGCGCCAAGGTCGGCTCGCTGCTGGCCGAGGCCAGCGAGTCGCTCAAGGCCTACGCCGTCAGCGGCCACCGCCACCTGCCGGAAATCCGCCAGGGACTCATCGCGGCTCACGACGGCGAGGTCAACCTTACTTTCGTGCCGCACCTCGCGCCCATGATCCGCGGCATTCACGCCACGCTCTACGGCCAGCTTGTCGCCGAGCCGGAGGCCGATCTGCAGGCGCTATTCGAGACCTGGTACGCCGACGAGCCCTTCGTCGACGTCATGCCCGCGGGCAGCCATCCGGAAACCCGCAGCGTCAAGGGCAACAACGTCTGCCGGCTGGCCGTTCATCGCCCGGGAGACGGCAACACCGTGGTGGTGCTCTCGGTGATCGACAACCTGGTCAAGGGCGCGTCGGGCCAGGCCATCCAGAACCTCAATCTGATGTTCGGCCTTGACGAGCACCTGGGCCTTCAGGCCCCGGCGCTGATGCCC
This DNA window, taken from Halomonas piscis, encodes the following:
- the hemL gene encoding glutamate-1-semialdehyde 2,1-aminomutase, whose translation is MTTSAELFELASRRIPGGINSPVRAFKGMNRPPVFMERAQDAYLFDVEGNRYVDYVGSWGPMITGHADRDVLAAVRARLDNGLSFGAPTAAETTMADLICEMIPSIDMVRMTSSGTEATMSAIRLARGYTGRDKIVKFEGNYHGHSDSLLVKAGSGALTHGVPNSPGVPAALAEHTVTLSFNDPDGVEACFEEIGDEIAGVIVEPVAGNMNCIPALPEFLETLRRVCNEYGSVLIFDEVMTGFRVAMGGAQAYYGVTPDLTCLGKIVGGGMPVGAFGGSQEIMEQISPLGPVYHAGTLSGNPLAMAAGTTLLNKVQVPGFHDALSQRVETLCNGLKERADAAGVPLVVQSAGGMFGLFFTAQSRVDNFAQATACDPEAFRHFFTGMLDQGVYLAPSAFEAGFMSSAHTAEDIQHTLDAAEKVFASMA
- the thiD gene encoding bifunctional hydroxymethylpyrimidine kinase/phosphomethylpyrimidine kinase, translating into MKNDALPPVVLVLAGHDPTGGAGIMADGEAVAANGGWALTVPTALTVQSCADVRRVVPADPAVMEEAVEALAEMPVAAIKIGLLADAATLAAAERIVRRFPGVPVVIDPVLKAGGGAELSTPALCQRFVDKLIGQADLLTPNRHELARLTPEMGGVDDTDRAVALLSAGCQSVLVTGTDDPRPGSDDDTVTHTLHTPESARQWHWPRLPGTYHGSGCTLAAAVAARLAAGEALAPACEQAQRFAWQSLAHGYRPAHGQQLPNRFYTHRH
- the hemJ gene encoding protoporphyrinogen oxidase HemJ, with the protein product MYLWVKAIHLMAVVTWFAALFYLPRLYVYHAMARDSDERESVENFKIMERKLYRGIMTPSMIAVIVLGLVLLALSPQWLSQGWMHAKLFFVVLLIAYHHVCLIYLKQFAEERCTKRHVFFRWFNELPVLALIAIMIFAVVKPF
- a CDS encoding RNA-guided endonuclease InsQ/TnpB family protein, whose product is MTKRAYKYRFYPTPEQEQLLARTFGCVRFVYNAVLRYRTDAFYQHGEKTGFAAANAKLSLMKKDGGTAFLNEVSSVPLQQCLRHQQRAFKNFFEGRAKYPRFKSKRHRQSAEFTRSAFKYRDGQLFLAKCSESLAIRWSRELPSEPSTVTVSKDSAGRYFVSCLCEFDPRALPVTPKMVGIDLGLKDLFVTSDGHRIGNPCHTAKYAAQLAKAQRRLSKKKLGSKNRAKARQKVAKLHARISDCRMDSLHKLSRQIVNENQVICVESLKVKNMLRNPRLAKSISDAGWGEFVRQLEYKAAWADRQLSAIDQWYPSSKRCSDCGHVMAKMPLHVRAWTCPECAAEHDRDVNAAVNIKAAGLAVLALGENVSGMGQVPMSCSP
- a CDS encoding chloride channel protein, producing MARVFRSIFTLKRFRRQLANVDALPQLCVLGLVSGMITGALMVGFRTMLSLGASLYMPEGSPETFEQLTPWVRAGLPLLAVLLIGLWLGRLTPSGRKIGIAHVIERLTYHQGRFLRRNWFTQWWVGLVSVLGGLSAGREGPAIHLGAAAASGLGQYFRLPHNSLRVLVACGTAAGISASFNTPIAGVIFAMEVVMMEYTITGFMPVILASTVSGLIAQLAFGFEHAFQISDIALGSLANLPWIVVSALGIGLLAACFIQVARTATRLQRLSFGVRCALVGVLVGSAAWFYPQVQGIGYDTLGLTFSGHPAVDVLLAVAVGKLLLTAFTVACGIPVSIIGPILVAGGAAGALFGLLGNQLMPGMSASTTVHAMLGTAAMMGAILQAPLAALMALLELTHTPNMMLPGMLTVVVACLTSRQLTGSKGFFNSALSGSRHPLQHPLMQALSRVSVPAVMERNLVRTRRMITPAAAHKLLETNPVWLIIERSSQKKPLLALRGSALARWLIEHETPIRQGHRDYQRIDLMEIPGQRLELAPIGLQATLSEAFIALQDESLGALYVVHGRHLKQRRISGIITRGAVERYYQYSDRSLTAPRPKGRGFPIHGEQDIGT
- the argC gene encoding N-acetyl-gamma-glutamyl-phosphate reductase, yielding MIKVGIVGGTGYTGVELLRLLAQHPGVSVEAITSRSEAGVKVTDMYPNLRGHYDGLAFSEPDAGVLARMDAVFFATPHGVAHALAGDLLARGTRVIDLSADFRLRDIAEWEDWYGQTHGAPELLEGAVYGLPELHREAIKKAQLVAVPGCYPTAVQLGFLPLLKAGMIDPSQLIADCKTGVTGAGRGAKVGSLLAEASESLKAYAVSGHRHLPEIRQGLIAAHDGEVNLTFVPHLAPMIRGIHATLYGQLVAEPEADLQALFETWYADEPFVDVMPAGSHPETRSVKGNNVCRLAVHRPGDGNTVVVLSVIDNLVKGASGQAIQNLNLMFGLDEHLGLQAPALMP